From a single Limisphaera ngatamarikiensis genomic region:
- a CDS encoding LamG-like jellyroll fold domain-containing protein, with the protein MSRIPFAVDVTGMPGLSYRSSNTDVVTVDAAGRIRAVALGTATITVEFTYGGQTRSAQQDVTVLNLEPILIHRYSFNDDGSSVAVDSVGGAHGTIQIAAEQRDGQAILYGTALSYVELPANLITPQTITRNAITFEAWATFGPNANWARLFDFGNTVGSDGGNYVFFCPRSGGNDSRFIISNTQPGWSGNGEQGVYIPTIMDNWTNVHIVAILDFGRDLAAVYTNGRLAGLNTSMTRELSAIINNYSYLGRSLYGADPYLNGMIDEFRIWDGALSAQQIVASYRAGPNSTNNAPGQFISLDIEVPARITAEWQARARVIGNWQNAPNVDLLADPDLTLTSDNPDILTVGSGGLLTAVAPGTATLRARYQGLEATKQVQVVAPSATLVHRWTFNETEGNRVEDVVGGAHGYITYATNTLGVTNAYWTGAGELVINTNAALGATDAYIDLPDGIISKLTNNATFETWVTIYNGDYWSRVFDFGSLPGGPTWTAEPNIFFARGAQFNWVSGSIGGAALPTGTKVHLVVLFNESEKQAKYYVNGVLAAMSQPGAVNLSLSQINDTNNWLGRSLYSEPMPTPWRDPYLQAAYDEFRIYSGLLSEAQILANYAVGPNPPAQAPTLAARIQGNQLILSWPSSATGFTLHSTTSLGAGATWSPVSGTPTLVGDHYELAVPLADAPQRYFRLQR; encoded by the coding sequence ATGTCCCGCATTCCTTTTGCCGTGGACGTCACTGGTATGCCCGGGCTCAGTTACCGATCCTCAAATACCGACGTGGTCACGGTGGACGCCGCCGGGCGAATCCGGGCAGTGGCGCTGGGAACGGCCACCATCACCGTGGAGTTCACTTACGGCGGCCAGACCCGATCCGCCCAGCAGGACGTGACGGTATTGAACCTCGAGCCCATCCTGATCCATCGGTACAGCTTCAACGACGACGGCAGCAGTGTTGCGGTGGACAGCGTGGGCGGGGCTCATGGCACCATTCAGATTGCGGCTGAACAGCGGGATGGCCAGGCGATTCTTTACGGCACCGCGTTGTCGTATGTGGAGCTGCCCGCCAACCTGATCACGCCGCAGACCATCACCCGGAATGCCATCACGTTTGAAGCCTGGGCGACCTTTGGCCCCAACGCCAACTGGGCTCGCCTGTTCGACTTTGGCAACACCGTGGGCAGCGACGGCGGCAACTATGTGTTCTTCTGCCCGCGTTCCGGCGGAAACGACTCCCGGTTCATCATTTCCAACACCCAGCCCGGCTGGAGCGGAAACGGTGAGCAGGGCGTGTACATCCCCACGATCATGGACAATTGGACCAACGTCCATATCGTGGCCATTCTGGACTTCGGTCGTGACCTGGCCGCCGTTTACACCAACGGTCGGTTGGCGGGTCTGAACACCAGCATGACCCGGGAACTTTCGGCCATCATCAACAATTACAGCTATCTCGGCCGGTCGCTCTACGGGGCCGATCCCTATCTCAACGGCATGATTGACGAATTCCGTATCTGGGACGGGGCCCTCAGTGCTCAGCAGATTGTGGCCAGCTATCGGGCGGGCCCCAACAGCACCAACAATGCTCCGGGTCAGTTCATCAGCCTGGACATCGAGGTGCCGGCCCGGATCACGGCGGAATGGCAGGCTCGCGCCCGTGTGATCGGCAACTGGCAGAACGCACCCAACGTGGACCTGTTAGCGGATCCGGACCTGACGCTGACGTCGGATAATCCCGATATTCTGACGGTGGGCAGTGGGGGGCTACTGACCGCGGTGGCGCCGGGAACCGCCACCCTTCGGGCCCGATACCAGGGCCTTGAAGCCACCAAGCAGGTTCAGGTGGTCGCCCCCAGCGCCACGCTGGTGCATCGCTGGACCTTCAACGAAACTGAAGGGAATCGCGTGGAGGATGTGGTGGGTGGTGCCCATGGCTACATCACCTATGCCACCAACACCTTGGGCGTCACGAATGCGTATTGGACCGGGGCGGGCGAGCTGGTGATCAACACCAACGCAGCGCTGGGTGCCACGGACGCTTACATTGACCTGCCGGACGGCATCATCTCCAAACTGACCAACAATGCGACGTTCGAGACCTGGGTGACGATTTACAATGGCGACTATTGGTCGCGCGTGTTCGACTTCGGCAGCCTGCCGGGAGGGCCTACATGGACAGCGGAGCCGAACATCTTCTTTGCCCGGGGTGCCCAGTTCAACTGGGTGTCGGGCAGCATTGGAGGTGCGGCGTTGCCCACGGGCACCAAGGTGCACCTGGTGGTGCTCTTCAATGAATCAGAAAAGCAGGCGAAGTATTACGTCAACGGCGTGTTGGCGGCGATGAGCCAGCCGGGTGCGGTCAATCTCTCACTGTCGCAGATTAACGACACCAACAACTGGCTGGGTCGGTCCCTGTACTCGGAGCCCATGCCCACGCCTTGGCGGGATCCGTACCTGCAGGCGGCCTATGACGAGTTCCGGATCTACTCCGGTCTGCTCTCGGAGGCCCAGATCCTGGCCAACTACGCCGTGGGCCCGAATCCACCGGCTCAGGCGCCGACGCTGGCTGCCCGGATCCAGGGCAACCAGTTGATCCTGAGCTGGCCGAGCAGCGCCACCGGGTTCACGCTCCATTCGACGACGTCGTTGGGAGCCGGCGCAACCTGGTCGCCGGTCAGTGGAACGCCGACGTTGGTGGGCGACCACTATGAACTGGCAGTCCCGCTGGCAGATGCGCCGCAGCGGTACTTCCGACTTCAAAGGTAA
- a CDS encoding type II secretion system protein: MSRLDANRSVDRRGCPSGFRAFTLIELLVVIAIIAILAGMLLPALSRAKERAKRIHCMNNIKQQSTALFMYAGDNNDRLPSWRNIGNWLWDIPQAVTDRLGPEGVIRPLWYDPGFPEQNDDELWNFAVNAAGTGFRVAGYAYTFDGTGSSGQPILNPTNVNKKITPEPITLGALTMPAPPASERVLLACATISTGNSEANRNINNYTRIQGGWSKPHRSPHLNGPIPSGGNVGMLDGSARWRNFNEMRVRTLSGPYFWW, from the coding sequence ATGAGCAGGCTGGATGCGAACCGATCGGTGGACCGTCGAGGTTGTCCGAGTGGATTTCGTGCGTTTACCCTCATCGAACTGTTGGTGGTGATTGCCATCATTGCGATCCTGGCCGGGATGTTGTTGCCGGCTCTTTCGCGGGCCAAAGAGCGGGCCAAGCGAATCCACTGCATGAACAACATCAAACAGCAAAGCACCGCCCTTTTCATGTACGCCGGCGACAACAACGATCGCCTGCCAAGTTGGCGGAACATTGGCAACTGGCTGTGGGACATTCCGCAGGCTGTGACAGACCGGCTGGGGCCGGAGGGGGTTATCCGCCCCTTGTGGTATGATCCGGGGTTCCCCGAGCAAAACGATGACGAACTGTGGAACTTTGCCGTGAACGCAGCCGGAACGGGCTTCCGGGTGGCCGGTTACGCTTATACGTTCGATGGGACGGGATCTTCAGGGCAGCCGATCCTGAATCCCACCAACGTCAACAAAAAGATCACGCCGGAACCCATCACGTTGGGTGCTCTGACCATGCCGGCGCCGCCGGCCTCGGAACGGGTCCTGCTGGCCTGTGCCACCATTTCCACAGGGAACAGCGAGGCGAACCGGAACATCAACAACTACACCCGGATTCAGGGTGGCTGGAGCAAACCGCATCGGTCTCCCCACCTGAACGGTCCCATTCCCAGCGGTGGCAACGTGGGGATGTTGGATGGCAGCGCCCGGTGGCGAAATTTCAACGAAATGCGCGTTCGTACGTTGTCGGGTCCGTACTTTTGGTGGTAG
- a CDS encoding XylR family transcriptional regulator, with translation MAGAPTNNTGPETLVPPAGAVATEVASKGSEAEAPSRARPATVTRGRTRKRVSPRTSIPRVALLIESSRAAGRALLCGIARYAHHHGPWSFYWEARGLENPSPSALVLDADGVIMRDTGQVEQVLARGLPTVVVCHRHAEMDGVISVVTDGEVIGRLAAEHLLACGVRHFAFCGYKDCTWSESRWASFQQRVAEAGFEATVFRVQAEVTGAPWQDQRPAIARWLQTLPRPVGLMACNDDLGHEVVAACKLVGLSVPDDVAVIGADNDEVVCGLSDPPLSSVHINFEQAGYEAAEVLDRLMRRGRGETGRILVRASHVVPRRSTDILAVDDPVLARGLQFIRDHAREPFLVDDVARAAGISRRALEKRFRRFLGRSILHEIRRVRADQIARMLVETDLPVSEIAQHLGFTDVQHVARYFRAAKHMSPLAWRKLYGRRPS, from the coding sequence ATGGCAGGCGCGCCGACCAACAATACCGGACCCGAAACCCTCGTCCCACCGGCGGGAGCAGTCGCCACCGAGGTCGCCTCAAAGGGGAGCGAGGCTGAAGCTCCATCCCGTGCACGGCCCGCGACGGTCACCCGCGGTCGCACCCGAAAGCGCGTTTCTCCCAGGACCTCCATTCCGCGGGTGGCCCTGCTGATCGAGTCGTCCCGGGCGGCCGGTCGGGCGCTGTTGTGCGGCATTGCCCGCTACGCCCATCACCACGGACCCTGGTCGTTCTATTGGGAAGCGCGAGGGTTGGAGAATCCGTCACCCTCGGCGCTGGTGCTGGACGCCGACGGCGTCATCATGCGCGACACGGGTCAGGTGGAACAGGTCCTGGCCCGGGGCTTGCCCACTGTTGTGGTCTGCCATCGCCACGCCGAGATGGACGGGGTCATCAGTGTGGTGACGGACGGTGAGGTGATCGGACGGCTGGCTGCCGAGCATCTTCTGGCCTGCGGCGTGCGTCACTTTGCCTTTTGCGGCTACAAGGATTGCACCTGGTCGGAAAGTCGTTGGGCCTCCTTTCAGCAACGCGTCGCCGAGGCGGGGTTTGAAGCCACGGTATTCCGCGTCCAGGCAGAGGTTACCGGGGCGCCCTGGCAGGATCAGCGGCCCGCCATTGCCCGGTGGCTTCAAACCTTGCCACGTCCCGTGGGTCTCATGGCCTGCAACGACGACCTCGGCCACGAGGTGGTGGCGGCCTGCAAGCTGGTGGGGTTGTCCGTGCCCGATGACGTGGCCGTAATCGGCGCCGACAACGACGAGGTGGTTTGCGGACTCAGCGACCCACCCCTGTCCAGCGTGCATATCAACTTCGAACAGGCGGGTTATGAAGCGGCGGAGGTGCTGGACCGGCTCATGCGTCGGGGGCGCGGCGAGACCGGCCGAATCCTCGTCCGCGCCAGTCATGTGGTCCCGCGCCGGTCCACGGATATCCTGGCGGTGGACGATCCCGTCCTGGCCCGGGGCTTGCAGTTTATCCGGGACCATGCCCGGGAACCCTTTTTGGTCGACGACGTGGCCCGCGCCGCCGGGATCTCCCGCAGGGCCCTGGAAAAGCGGTTCCGCCGCTTTCTCGGACGGTCCATCCTCCACGAAATTCGCCGGGTCCGTGCCGACCAGATCGCCCGGATGCTGGTGGAAACCGACCTGCCGGTTTCTGAGATTGCTCAACACCTGGGCTTCACGGATGTCCAACACGTGGCCCGCTACTTCCGGGCGGCCAAACACATGAGCCCCCTGGCTTGGCGGAAACTTTACGGGCGAAGGCCCTCCTGA
- a CDS encoding Gfo/Idh/MocA family protein, whose translation MIPPSERILMGAIGIGSRGLHVLRWMLPEKDVRFVAVCDARREARQAAKQVVDDHYGNRDCRAYRNIREFLAERTDVDAVLIATGDRWHALAAIWAMQAGKDVYVEKPSCMTIAEGRAVVETAQRYGRVYQTGTQRLSEANFVFCQEAAHQGLLGRVHTVHVHIAPWDKALMRHDWLPGQPEPPREEVDWDAWLGPSPWRPYNPAYVAGAWRGFYDFHTGSIGEWGAHTIAQALMGLDRAHTCPVRYHHVANDTGDGMVAEFADGTRLILSRGEQLWRGSCGVRFEGTEGWASCADGYSRPEVSSPRILNEYRRVIDQYMARTGRPMSHVRDFFDCVKSRRPPVANALVMHYSMATVHACNICMWLGRDLVYDPVREEFPNDPEANRLRSRAMRAPYTI comes from the coding sequence ATGATTCCACCCAGTGAACGGATTCTCATGGGTGCCATCGGAATTGGCAGCCGGGGTCTCCATGTATTGCGCTGGATGCTGCCCGAAAAAGACGTCCGGTTCGTGGCAGTGTGCGATGCACGACGGGAGGCCCGCCAGGCCGCCAAGCAGGTTGTCGACGACCATTACGGAAACCGGGATTGCCGGGCCTACCGGAATATCCGCGAATTCCTGGCCGAACGAACCGACGTCGACGCCGTACTCATCGCCACCGGCGACCGCTGGCACGCCCTGGCCGCCATCTGGGCCATGCAAGCGGGCAAGGATGTGTACGTGGAAAAGCCCTCCTGCATGACCATCGCCGAAGGACGCGCCGTGGTGGAAACAGCCCAACGATACGGGCGGGTCTACCAAACCGGCACCCAGCGACTCAGCGAAGCCAACTTTGTCTTCTGTCAAGAAGCCGCCCACCAGGGGTTGCTCGGCCGCGTGCACACCGTCCATGTGCACATTGCACCCTGGGACAAGGCGCTGATGCGCCATGATTGGTTGCCCGGCCAACCGGAACCCCCGCGCGAGGAGGTCGACTGGGACGCCTGGCTCGGCCCAAGTCCGTGGCGCCCTTACAACCCCGCCTACGTGGCGGGTGCATGGCGCGGATTTTACGATTTTCACACCGGATCCATTGGCGAATGGGGCGCCCACACCATTGCCCAGGCTCTGATGGGGTTGGACCGGGCCCACACCTGCCCCGTCCGCTATCATCACGTGGCCAACGATACCGGCGACGGCATGGTGGCCGAGTTCGCCGACGGCACCCGGCTGATCCTTTCCCGCGGAGAGCAACTCTGGCGCGGCTCCTGTGGCGTCCGCTTTGAAGGCACGGAAGGCTGGGCCTCCTGCGCCGATGGGTATTCCCGGCCCGAAGTTTCCTCGCCCCGGATCCTGAACGAATACCGGCGTGTGATTGACCAGTACATGGCCCGAACCGGTCGGCCCATGAGCCACGTACGGGATTTCTTCGACTGTGTGAAATCGCGCCGCCCGCCCGTGGCCAATGCCCTGGTCATGCACTATTCCATGGCCACTGTTCACGCCTGCAACATCTGCATGTGGCTTGGACGCGACCTGGTGTATGACCCCGTGCGTGAGGAATTCCCCAATGATCCGGAAGCCAACCGTTTGCGCTCCCGCGCCATGCGGGCGCCTTACACCATTTGA